The following are from one region of the Heptranchias perlo isolate sHepPer1 chromosome 11, sHepPer1.hap1, whole genome shotgun sequence genome:
- the LOC137326872 gene encoding lysozyme C-1-like: MKTLLTLSILLMVASAKIFEKCELARALKEGGLDGFKGYSLKEWVCTAFYESTYNTGAINLNWNSGKILSVDCGLFQINSFWWCLDDETPVTKRNCGMSCSAFLDDDLTDDIQCAKSIVTLHPGMKAWYDHLLQEEWNIKVEMFCYSWLPGVADAMGKTSNIL, from the exons ATGAAGACACTTTTAACTCTGAGCATCCTCCTCATGGTCGCAAGTGCCAAAATCTTTGAAAAGTGCGAGCTAGCCCGTGCTTTAAAGGAAGGCGGATTGGACGGTTTTAAGGGGTACAGTCTGAAAGAAT GGGTGTGCACGGCATTCTACGAAAGCACTTACAACACAGGGGCCATCAATCTCAACTGGAACAGTGGAAAGATCTTGTCAGTCGACTGCGGCCTGTTTCAGATCAATAGTTTCTGGTGGTGTCTGGATGATGAGACTCCCGTCACCAAAAGGAATTGTGGCATGAGCTGCTCAG CTTTTTTGGACGATGATCTCACTGATGATATTCAATGCGCCAAGTCCATAGTTACTTTGCACCCTGGAATGAAGGCCTGGTATgatcatttattgcaagaggaatggaatataaaagtagagatgttttgctacagtt GGTTGCCTGGAGTAGCAGATGCAATGGGAAAGACATCGAACATTTTGTGA